A portion of the Corynebacterium jeikeium genome contains these proteins:
- a CDS encoding iron transporter yields MNNAHAFRRPLRASAAGIAVAALAFGAAACGSDEGTQASSSGLTLTNCGEEVNYPGVAKKLLINDGNIASLALAVGAADEITAVSSMASHLPVLTAAYGDAIAQKPEVAKEYPNLEQVIAAEPDVMLAGWGYGFSEDKGITPESLSEHGIGAYTLTESCRTGDAASAGKEGSGDPGHTRGLVDPWEAVKIDLKNIATLTGHDGEGDKVIADIDNRLQALDAAPKGDKKPVGFLFDSVGEALFTSGSFGAPQGILEKAGAINATESIKDTWTTTSWEHVAEMNPDFIALVDYPGQTFEEKIKVLRTNPATKDLEAVKENRFINLPIALWTESPLNVDAAEYVRKALEEYGLVPASEVTTKMELPSELPGQEYLQK; encoded by the coding sequence TTGAATAACGCACATGCTTTCCGACGTCCCCTTCGTGCCTCAGCAGCTGGTATCGCTGTGGCTGCTCTGGCATTCGGAGCCGCCGCCTGTGGCTCTGATGAGGGAACGCAGGCCTCGTCGTCAGGCCTTACCCTCACCAACTGCGGTGAAGAAGTCAACTACCCGGGTGTAGCTAAAAAGCTGCTGATTAATGACGGCAATATTGCTTCGCTGGCGCTGGCTGTCGGTGCTGCGGATGAGATCACAGCGGTGAGCTCTATGGCCTCGCATCTGCCGGTGTTGACCGCAGCTTATGGCGATGCAATTGCGCAGAAGCCAGAAGTTGCGAAGGAATACCCGAATCTGGAGCAGGTCATTGCGGCCGAACCGGATGTGATGCTGGCGGGCTGGGGCTATGGCTTTAGTGAAGACAAGGGCATTACCCCGGAATCGCTTTCCGAGCACGGTATCGGTGCCTACACCCTGACGGAATCTTGTCGTACTGGTGACGCAGCCTCGGCGGGCAAGGAAGGCAGTGGCGACCCGGGGCATACTCGTGGTCTGGTGGATCCGTGGGAAGCTGTCAAAATTGATTTGAAGAATATCGCTACCTTGACCGGACACGACGGTGAGGGCGACAAGGTTATTGCAGATATTGATAACCGACTGCAAGCCCTGGATGCCGCGCCAAAGGGAGATAAGAAGCCAGTGGGCTTCCTCTTTGATTCTGTCGGTGAAGCACTATTTACCTCGGGTTCCTTTGGCGCACCGCAGGGCATCCTGGAAAAGGCCGGTGCAATCAATGCGACCGAGTCGATTAAGGACACTTGGACTACGACCTCCTGGGAGCATGTCGCGGAGATGAATCCTGACTTCATCGCGCTTGTGGACTACCCAGGTCAGACCTTCGAAGAGAAAATCAAGGTTTTGCGCACGAATCCGGCAACGAAGGATCTCGAGGCGGTCAAGGAGAACCGCTTTATTAACCTGCCGATTGCATTGTGGACGGAGTCTCCGCTGAACGTCGATGCCGCAGAGTACGTGCGCAAGGCGCTCGAGGAATATGGTCTTGTGCCGGCGTCGGAGGTGACGACGAAGATGGAGCTACCGTCTGAGCTACCAGGGCAGGAGTACCTGCAGAAGTAG
- a CDS encoding 6-phosphofructokinase — protein MRIATLTSGGDCPGLNAVIRAIVRTSSSEYGSTVVGFEDGWIGLMEDRRVQLYDDERIDRMLLRGGTMLGTGRVHPDILMSNLDRIKENLSDAGIDALIPIGGEGTLKAGKWLSDNGVPVVGVPKTIDNDVNGTDYTFGFDTAVAVATDAVDRLHTTAESHQRVMIVEVMGRHVGWIALHAGMAGGAHHIVIPEKPFDINEIVKSMERRFQMGEKYGIIVVAEGATPKPGTMEYEEGGVDQFGHQTFNGIGQVIGAEIKKRTGYDVRTTVLGHIQRGGTPTAYDRVLATRYGVHATRAVHEGDFGKIVALHGENIERIDIDDAVAELKVVPDGRYRAAAALFG, from the coding sequence ATGCGAATTGCGACCCTTACCTCCGGTGGAGATTGTCCCGGTCTGAATGCCGTTATCCGTGCAATTGTCCGTACCAGCTCGAGCGAGTACGGCTCAACCGTCGTCGGTTTTGAGGACGGTTGGATTGGTCTTATGGAAGACCGTAGGGTCCAGCTTTACGACGATGAGCGGATTGACCGTATGCTGCTGCGTGGCGGCACGATGCTGGGCACCGGCCGCGTGCATCCGGACATTCTCATGTCTAACCTCGACCGCATCAAGGAAAATCTCTCTGATGCGGGCATCGATGCCCTGATCCCAATCGGTGGCGAAGGTACGCTGAAGGCCGGCAAGTGGCTTTCGGACAATGGGGTGCCGGTCGTCGGTGTTCCGAAGACTATTGATAATGACGTCAACGGTACGGACTACACCTTCGGTTTCGACACGGCTGTGGCTGTTGCCACCGACGCGGTTGACCGTCTGCACACCACTGCGGAATCCCACCAGCGCGTCATGATTGTTGAGGTCATGGGTCGACACGTGGGCTGGATCGCTTTGCATGCGGGTATGGCCGGCGGTGCTCACCACATTGTCATTCCGGAAAAGCCATTCGACATCAACGAGATTGTGAAGTCGATGGAGCGCCGTTTCCAGATGGGTGAGAAGTACGGCATTATCGTCGTCGCTGAGGGCGCCACCCCGAAGCCGGGCACCATGGAGTACGAAGAGGGCGGTGTCGACCAGTTCGGCCACCAAACCTTCAACGGCATTGGTCAGGTTATTGGTGCGGAGATTAAGAAGCGCACCGGGTACGACGTTCGCACCACGGTGCTGGGTCACATTCAGCGTGGCGGTACGCCGACTGCGTACGACCGCGTGCTTGCTACCCGCTACGGTGTCCACGCCACCCGAGCAGTACACGAGGGGGACTTCGGCAAGATCGTCGCTCTGCACGGTGAGAACATCGAGCGTATCGACATCGACGATGCGGTTGCTGAGTTGAAGGTTGTGCCGGATGGCCGTTACCGCGCAGCTGCTGCGCTGTTTGGTTAA
- a CDS encoding class I SAM-dependent methyltransferase, producing the protein MPGVNEHPPIPPTSARDTPTFRDAADRHRAGATFDNDLQESADGATGYHRVRPGYPPTVIEALTRLAPHPQVVADIGAGTGKLTASLADVYRDATLLALDPSTAMRQALMHNVPAAECLEGTAERTGLESNSVDVATCAQTWHWVDPTAASKELTRVLRADSVAMLVWNTLDVSVPWVHRLSRIMHAGDVLRPGFYPEVGPELELVDEVRLAWEQTLTIEDIVLLARTRSYWLRSKPATRAKVEANLHWYLHEHLGHTYEEGIALPYRCDAFYFRAA; encoded by the coding sequence GTGCCCGGAGTTAACGAACACCCACCGATTCCACCGACGTCAGCACGCGATACGCCAACGTTCCGCGACGCCGCTGACCGCCACCGCGCAGGCGCTACTTTCGACAACGACCTGCAGGAAAGCGCCGACGGAGCCACGGGCTACCACCGCGTGCGCCCCGGATATCCTCCAACCGTCATCGAAGCGCTTACCCGTCTCGCACCGCACCCACAGGTAGTCGCCGATATCGGCGCCGGCACTGGGAAGCTCACCGCCTCGCTTGCCGACGTCTACCGCGATGCCACCCTGCTGGCACTCGATCCCTCCACCGCGATGCGGCAAGCACTGATGCACAATGTGCCAGCGGCGGAATGCCTGGAAGGCACTGCGGAGCGCACGGGACTGGAGTCCAACAGCGTCGATGTAGCAACATGTGCGCAGACATGGCACTGGGTGGACCCGACAGCTGCAAGTAAAGAACTCACTCGGGTGCTACGCGCGGATAGCGTGGCTATGTTGGTGTGGAACACCTTGGATGTTTCCGTACCGTGGGTGCATCGGCTCAGCCGCATAATGCACGCCGGCGACGTGTTGCGTCCCGGCTTCTACCCCGAGGTTGGCCCGGAGCTGGAGCTAGTCGATGAGGTGCGTCTGGCCTGGGAGCAGACACTGACCATCGAGGACATCGTGCTGCTGGCACGAACCCGTTCCTATTGGCTTCGTTCCAAGCCCGCCACTCGCGCCAAGGTGGAGGCGAACTTGCATTGGTATCTCCACGAACACTTGGGGCACACATACGAAGAAGGCATCGCCCTTCCCTACCGGTGCGATGCCTTCTATTTTCGAGCTGCCTAA
- the gatB gene encoding Asp-tRNA(Asn)/Glu-tRNA(Gln) amidotransferase subunit GatB translates to MTAAYADDLMDFDEVLERFDPVMGMEVHVELSTNTKMFSSSSAHFGAEPNSNVDPCSLGLPGALPVVNRQGVEWAIKIGLALNCEIAESSRFARKNYFYPDQPKNYQISQYDEPIAYDGYLDVQLDDGTEFRVEIERAHMEEDTGKLTHLGGADGRIHGATRSLVDCNRAGIPLIEIVTKPILGAGERAPEVARAYVSALRDLVKSLGVSDARMDQGSMRVDSNVSLRPIGQEEFGTRTETKNINSLKSVEQAVRYEMQRQAAAITNGEEIVQETRHYQETDGTTSKGRPKESQSDYRYFNDPDLPPVIAPREWVEEIRATLPELPWVRRARIQEEWGLKDEEMRDLVNAGALDLIVDTVEAGAGPAEARSWWVAYLAQKANEAGVELAELAITPAQVARVIALIEEGKLTNKLARKAVDGVLAGEGDVDEVVAARGLEVVRDDGAIEKAVDDALAANPDIVEKYRAGNKKVVGAIVGQVMKATRGKADPAQVNQLIAKKLS, encoded by the coding sequence ATGACCGCTGCATACGCTGATGACTTGATGGACTTTGATGAGGTCCTCGAACGTTTTGACCCGGTAATGGGCATGGAGGTTCACGTCGAGCTCTCGACGAATACCAAGATGTTCTCCTCCTCCTCGGCGCACTTTGGTGCCGAGCCGAATAGCAACGTCGATCCCTGCAGCCTCGGCCTACCTGGCGCGCTGCCTGTGGTTAACCGTCAGGGCGTTGAGTGGGCCATCAAGATTGGCCTGGCGCTGAACTGCGAGATTGCTGAGTCCTCCCGCTTCGCGCGCAAGAACTACTTCTACCCGGACCAGCCGAAGAACTACCAGATTTCGCAGTACGACGAACCAATCGCCTACGACGGATATCTTGACGTTCAGCTTGACGACGGCACGGAGTTCCGTGTCGAAATCGAGCGCGCTCACATGGAAGAAGACACCGGCAAGCTGACGCACTTGGGCGGTGCCGATGGTCGTATTCACGGCGCCACGCGTTCGCTGGTGGACTGCAACCGCGCAGGTATTCCGCTGATTGAGATCGTTACTAAGCCAATTCTCGGTGCAGGGGAGCGTGCCCCAGAGGTTGCTCGTGCGTACGTTTCTGCGCTGCGTGACCTGGTGAAGTCCCTCGGTGTCTCCGATGCCCGCATGGACCAGGGCTCGATGCGTGTGGACTCCAACGTTTCCCTGCGCCCAATCGGCCAGGAGGAGTTCGGCACTCGTACCGAGACTAAGAACATCAACTCCCTGAAGTCGGTTGAACAGGCTGTTCGCTACGAGATGCAGCGCCAGGCTGCTGCGATTACTAATGGCGAGGAGATCGTTCAGGAAACCCGCCACTACCAGGAGACCGACGGCACGACCTCCAAGGGCCGCCCGAAGGAATCGCAGTCGGATTACCGCTACTTCAACGACCCGGATCTGCCACCTGTGATTGCGCCGCGTGAGTGGGTGGAGGAAATCCGCGCAACTCTGCCGGAGCTGCCGTGGGTGCGTCGTGCCCGTATTCAGGAAGAGTGGGGTCTGAAGGACGAGGAAATGCGCGACCTGGTTAACGCCGGCGCTCTCGACCTGATTGTCGACACCGTTGAGGCTGGTGCCGGCCCGGCTGAGGCTCGTTCCTGGTGGGTCGCTTACCTGGCGCAGAAGGCCAACGAGGCAGGCGTGGAGCTGGCTGAGCTCGCGATTACCCCGGCACAGGTTGCACGTGTGATTGCACTGATTGAAGAGGGCAAGCTGACCAACAAGCTGGCCCGTAAGGCCGTTGACGGCGTGCTCGCAGGCGAGGGCGATGTTGATGAGGTCGTTGCTGCCCGTGGCCTGGAGGTCGTTCGCGACGACGGTGCTATTGAGAAGGCCGTCGACGATGCACTGGCTGCTAACCCGGACATCGTCGAGAAGTACCGAGCTGGCAACAAGAAGGTCGTCGGTGCCATCGTGGGGCAGGTCATGAAGGCCACCCGCGGCAAGGCAGACCCGGCTCAGGTCAACCAGCTGATTGCGAAGAAGCTGAGCTAG
- a CDS encoding glucose dehydrogenase, which produces MPMGFHLVHTSSAQARARGRRRRAALAAGVVGMVSLSGCMSASSALESPFTEDKSEPTGIAMPKFSSPDLPSTPVPTTESKAKDKGPCDLDDVTLAACLPLTTALASTGPGEALVATDDGALTVVAPGKTPREVARLGAPAKQLLPSPSVEEDRQVFVLRNDDTIARVTLVEGSTADVRELPDLSEPGILGIYFDRTSDTLSPRKLLVGDPGIEFQQFCHGPDGMPPLATAILDGTPQLVQLTGPVINPLGGVDLNDSIGGCAVMGDRVVIAIPDAQKVISMPVGPKSSGPDAAWEVKGSPEVLVDGDFGHISYVAAVAANQGIEVWGATTNKTAGAQPSESDERVVRLPSDGAAGGSPD; this is translated from the coding sequence ATGCCTATGGGATTCCACCTCGTCCACACCAGCAGTGCACAGGCTCGCGCTCGCGGGCGGCGTCGTCGTGCTGCGCTCGCCGCTGGTGTCGTCGGGATGGTCTCTCTTTCCGGCTGCATGAGTGCCTCGAGCGCGCTTGAGTCACCGTTTACTGAAGACAAGTCGGAACCGACAGGCATTGCCATGCCGAAGTTTTCCTCCCCTGATTTGCCCTCTACCCCGGTCCCAACCACGGAAAGCAAAGCCAAAGACAAAGGTCCCTGCGACCTCGACGATGTCACTCTCGCGGCCTGCCTACCGCTTACCACCGCGCTAGCCTCAACCGGCCCTGGGGAGGCTCTCGTCGCCACCGACGACGGTGCACTCACCGTTGTCGCACCGGGTAAGACACCGCGTGAGGTCGCACGGCTCGGCGCCCCTGCAAAACAACTGCTGCCCAGTCCCTCGGTTGAAGAGGACCGTCAGGTCTTTGTTTTGCGTAACGACGACACCATTGCGCGCGTCACCCTCGTGGAGGGCAGCACCGCTGATGTGCGCGAACTTCCGGACCTCAGCGAGCCCGGCATTCTCGGAATCTATTTTGACCGAACTTCGGACACCCTGTCCCCGCGCAAATTGCTCGTGGGAGATCCAGGCATTGAGTTTCAGCAGTTCTGCCATGGTCCGGACGGAATGCCGCCGTTGGCAACCGCCATTCTCGACGGCACCCCACAGCTGGTTCAGCTCACCGGCCCTGTGATTAATCCCCTCGGCGGTGTGGACCTGAACGATTCCATCGGTGGATGCGCAGTGATGGGTGACCGCGTGGTCATTGCCATCCCAGACGCGCAGAAGGTCATCTCCATGCCGGTGGGTCCGAAGTCAAGTGGGCCCGACGCGGCGTGGGAGGTCAAGGGTTCCCCTGAAGTGCTTGTCGACGGCGACTTCGGCCACATCTCGTATGTAGCGGCTGTCGCAGCAAATCAGGGTATTGAAGTTTGGGGTGCCACGACCAACAAAACCGCCGGGGCACAACCGTCGGAGTCCGACGAGCGCGTCGTCAGACTGCCGAGCGATGGTGCCGCCGGCGGTTCCCCGGATTAG
- a CDS encoding DoxX family membrane protein, which produces MDDVSDSEKYPNDRALENVEDGFDDDLDVPTYRKLAEPMNEETNRDDSDNTATQIFPGVPEKRVEEESEAEVDQENLPPEAETDSGAEAEVETESETETVTEPSPEPEPEVQEAPKKRYDAYAAAGRTAPQVISPAGKPSPRDEQAETESAPAADKESEVAPESEATEIFEQPARSERVDSDEDFSQPTQAFSASEAAGASAAGATANKSEAQPAFDDEAEPTYDSSRNSAAETQYFDESDFAEPAASRDTAGAAGAAGVAGAGVGAAGATAATTTAAADDDEDTDFYDDNEPEFRRGTTDFGLLLLRLGLGALLLVHGLTTLLGWGNSGGTTALETQFSQNNFALGPVMATAIPTVQLIAGALLILGLATPLAAALALALSAYLSMFDVATSANGVNIVGQDSSNLQLQLLMTAMALGLQFTGPGRIGIDFGRGWARRPLASSWIFGILSIAAAIGLWWLTTSTLPFVG; this is translated from the coding sequence GTGGACGATGTGAGCGACTCAGAGAAGTACCCGAACGACCGCGCCCTCGAGAATGTGGAGGACGGATTCGATGACGATCTCGACGTCCCGACCTACCGCAAGCTCGCTGAGCCAATGAACGAAGAAACAAACCGTGACGACAGCGACAACACCGCAACGCAGATTTTTCCGGGTGTGCCGGAAAAGCGCGTAGAGGAGGAGTCGGAGGCGGAGGTAGACCAAGAAAACCTGCCGCCGGAAGCCGAGACCGATAGCGGTGCTGAAGCCGAGGTGGAAACCGAGTCTGAAACAGAAACAGTGACTGAGCCGAGCCCCGAGCCGGAGCCTGAAGTTCAGGAAGCCCCGAAGAAGCGCTACGACGCCTACGCCGCTGCAGGCCGCACGGCACCTCAGGTGATTAGCCCTGCCGGTAAGCCTTCGCCGCGGGATGAACAGGCTGAAACTGAGTCAGCGCCCGCGGCTGATAAAGAGTCGGAGGTGGCCCCGGAGTCGGAGGCAACCGAAATCTTTGAGCAGCCGGCTCGTAGTGAGCGCGTTGATTCAGACGAGGATTTCAGCCAGCCGACGCAAGCCTTCTCGGCTTCTGAAGCGGCAGGAGCGTCCGCAGCGGGAGCTACTGCAAATAAGTCGGAAGCACAGCCAGCATTCGACGATGAGGCGGAGCCGACCTATGACTCTTCACGCAATTCCGCAGCTGAGACTCAGTATTTCGATGAATCGGATTTCGCTGAACCGGCTGCGTCCCGCGATACCGCTGGTGCAGCTGGCGCCGCTGGTGTTGCAGGAGCAGGCGTAGGAGCCGCCGGGGCAACTGCTGCTACGACTACCGCCGCTGCTGACGACGATGAAGACACGGACTTCTACGACGACAACGAACCGGAGTTCCGTCGCGGTACCACTGACTTCGGCCTCCTGCTGCTGCGTCTTGGATTGGGTGCGCTACTGCTGGTCCATGGTCTGACAACGCTGCTCGGCTGGGGCAACTCCGGTGGCACCACTGCGCTGGAGACACAGTTTAGCCAGAACAACTTTGCCCTCGGCCCTGTAATGGCCACTGCCATCCCAACGGTTCAGCTTATCGCGGGTGCCCTGCTTATCTTGGGTCTCGCGACACCGCTGGCCGCGGCGTTGGCGCTGGCATTGTCCGCCTACCTCAGCATGTTTGATGTGGCTACCTCTGCCAATGGTGTGAATATCGTTGGCCAGGACTCCAGTAACCTCCAACTACAGCTGTTGATGACCGCCATGGCGCTTGGCTTGCAGTTCACCGGCCCGGGCCGTATCGGCATCGATTTCGGACGCGGCTGGGCTCGTCGACCACTGGCATCGTCGTGGATCTTCGGAATTCTGTCCATCGCCGCAGCAATTGGCCTGTGGTGGCTGACGACCAGCACGCTGCCGTTTGTTGGCTAA
- a CDS encoding dihydroxy-acid dehydratase, protein MIPLRSKVTTAGRNAAGARSLWRATGMTDNDFGKPIIAIANSYTQFVPGHVHLKDVGDIVAEAVTAAGGVPREFNTIAVDDGIAMGHDGMLYSLPSREIIADSVEYMVNAHTADALVCISNCDKITPGMLNAALRLNIPVVFVSGGPMESGSSIVIDGVVKPGSDLVSAISASANDKVDDKNLLDIERSACPTCGSCSGMFTANSMNCLTEALGLSLPGNGSTLATQQARRDLFTRAGELIVDLAKSYYHDGDESVLPRNIANRDAFVNAMTLDVAMGGSTNTVLHILAAAQEGEIDFDLSDIDAISRRVPCLSKVAPNSDYYMEDVHRAGGIPAILGELRRAGLLQMNVRSVHSPSLEEHLDNWDIRGGKATDEAIELFHAAPGGVRTTEPFSTSNRWESLDTDSENGCIRDFDHAYTKEGGLCVLRGNIAEDGAILKTAGIGEDQFHFEGTARVVESQEEAVSVILNRTLQPGEVLFVIYEGPSGGPGMQEMLHPTAFIKGAGLGKVCALVTDGRFSGGSSGLSIGHVSPEAAAGGAIGLVRNGDPVYIDVAERRLEIQVSDEELAARRDEELKRDKPFTPHKPRPRKVSKALRAYAKMASSADKGAIRIVD, encoded by the coding sequence ATGATTCCCCTTCGCTCTAAAGTCACCACTGCCGGCCGTAATGCTGCAGGTGCGCGTTCGCTATGGCGCGCAACTGGCATGACCGATAACGACTTCGGCAAGCCGATTATCGCAATTGCCAACTCTTACACTCAGTTCGTTCCCGGTCACGTGCACCTGAAGGACGTTGGCGACATCGTCGCAGAAGCTGTAACCGCAGCCGGTGGCGTCCCCCGTGAGTTCAACACCATTGCTGTCGACGACGGAATTGCGATGGGCCACGACGGCATGCTCTACTCGCTGCCGTCCCGTGAGATTATTGCTGACTCTGTCGAGTACATGGTCAACGCTCACACCGCTGACGCATTGGTCTGTATTTCCAACTGTGACAAGATCACGCCGGGCATGCTCAATGCGGCTCTGCGTCTGAATATCCCGGTGGTCTTCGTTTCCGGCGGGCCGATGGAATCGGGATCGTCGATTGTTATCGATGGCGTCGTCAAGCCCGGCTCTGACCTCGTCTCGGCTATTTCTGCATCCGCGAACGACAAGGTCGATGACAAGAACCTGCTCGACATCGAGCGCTCGGCATGCCCGACCTGCGGATCGTGCTCGGGCATGTTCACTGCAAACTCGATGAACTGCCTGACCGAGGCCCTCGGCCTGTCCCTGCCGGGTAACGGTTCTACCCTGGCAACTCAGCAGGCGCGTCGCGATTTGTTCACGCGCGCCGGTGAACTGATTGTGGACCTGGCGAAGAGCTACTACCACGATGGTGACGAGTCCGTGCTGCCGCGCAACATCGCCAACCGCGACGCGTTTGTCAACGCAATGACGCTCGACGTTGCCATGGGCGGTTCCACCAACACGGTGCTGCATATTCTCGCTGCCGCCCAGGAGGGCGAGATCGACTTCGACCTCTCCGACATCGACGCGATTTCCCGCCGCGTGCCTTGTCTGTCCAAGGTGGCACCGAACTCGGACTACTACATGGAGGACGTCCACCGCGCCGGTGGTATTCCAGCCATCCTCGGCGAACTGCGCCGCGCGGGCCTGCTGCAAATGAATGTCCGCTCCGTTCACTCCCCATCTCTGGAGGAGCACCTGGACAACTGGGATATCCGCGGCGGCAAGGCCACTGACGAAGCGATTGAACTGTTCCACGCAGCCCCTGGCGGCGTGCGCACCACCGAGCCGTTCTCCACATCCAACCGCTGGGAGAGCCTGGATACGGACTCCGAAAATGGCTGCATCCGCGACTTCGACCACGCCTACACGAAGGAAGGCGGTCTGTGTGTCCTGCGCGGCAACATCGCCGAGGACGGCGCTATCCTGAAGACCGCCGGTATCGGCGAGGATCAGTTCCACTTCGAGGGCACCGCTCGCGTCGTAGAAAGCCAGGAAGAGGCTGTCTCGGTCATCTTGAACCGCACCTTGCAGCCGGGCGAAGTTCTCTTTGTCATCTACGAGGGTCCTTCCGGCGGCCCGGGCATGCAGGAGATGCTGCACCCGACCGCATTCATCAAGGGCGCTGGCCTGGGTAAGGTCTGTGCACTGGTCACCGATGGTCGCTTCTCCGGGGGTTCCTCCGGACTGTCTATCGGCCACGTTTCCCCGGAGGCCGCTGCCGGCGGCGCAATCGGTCTCGTCCGCAACGGCGACCCGGTGTACATCGATGTCGCTGAACGACGCCTTGAGATTCAGGTGTCCGACGAGGAGCTGGCCGCTCGTCGCGATGAGGAGCTCAAGCGCGATAAGCCATTTACTCCGCACAAGCCGCGTCCGCGCAAGGTCTCCAAGGCGCTGCGCGCATACGCCAAGATGGCGTCCAGTGCGGATAAGGGCGCGATCCGCATTGTCGACTAG